AATCTTACATCGGTCATTAATTGGCGATTGCTTTCTTAGTATGGTATCTTTGTTTGCTGTCCACTAGGAGTCGCAAATATTCACTTTGTAGCATACCATACCTCAATTtaaaagaattttttaaaatttttttaaaaaaacttatctagatttgtattgcattcttGATAAATTGTAAGAAACAAATATGTCATGATTTGATTTAATATAGaaatgtttaagtaatacgAGTCGGGTTGGGTACGGTCttagttaaatatagaagtgctTAAGTGCAAATTCATggcaaaaattcaagtgcaaattgtcGATGGAGcttatattcttttttaagGATATTGCATATGACTTTATgctccacgaaataaatagactaattattgATTATGCATGATCTGTAagcattttattagtgatgctatatatAGGTTTATTTTGTAGCGACAATACGCAATTATTTGacttcaatgaaaaaaaaattgagaaaggaaaattgatccCGAGAATAAAAATTATGTGCGCATTTATGTTTCGAGAGCATAAATTTTACGCAATTAACAAATGCGTGCCGATTCCCTAAAACTCGTATAGGgaacagaattaaaaaaaatcaattctgatcAGAATTGATTTTGAGAATCGGAATCGTTGCTAAACAGGTCCTTAATAGCTGGACACGGTAAACACATGTGGACATTTCATGTGTAAAAGGCTGTGGTTATTGtgttttccctctttttgaaGTCTTACCGTGGAGTGATGATTATAACAAAGAGAGGTTGACGGGATTTaaacaaaatattcaaaaacgTATAGCGCTTTAAAAAGATTATTCATAATTCTAAAGCTAAAAACATttctttcccaaaaaaaaaaagaaatgacatgACTCTCAGGCTCTCAAATTTCAGGAATCTTGCCCCCCTTGGGCCCCACTACATGTGAATCTGACACCCAAATTTACAGAGCCCAGGGTAAGCTTTGTTTTGTTCACATCGATTGATTGGTTTTGCCCCCTTTACATGGCCCATACGACTATTGACCATAGTGTGCCCGACAGATCTTCAttgtaatattttgaattttaagcGCCTAAACTCCCAAAGCAGAcagatcgcagccgttcatccTCCCGCCCGAGTCGCATCCAACCGTCTCCTGGAGCGCCTTCAGCAGCTGGGCCCCCTTCCTCCTCCCCCGCCCGCTGCAGTCCCCCTGCAGCGCCAGCATCACCGCGCGCGCCACCTCCTCCGGCGGCGCCACCCCCGCCGCctccccttctcctcctccgccgccgccgcagccgcaGAATATCACGGCGAGTACGCTGATCGCGTGCTCCCTCCCCCGCCCCTCCATCCGCCCCATCATCTCCACCATCACCGGCACCGCCAGGGCGTGGGCCCGCACCTCCGCCGCCCCCTCGGCGACCGTGCACATCAGCTCCAGCGCCGCGAGCGCCCTCTCCGCGGCGGCCGCCTCCAGTTCCATCGCCGACTCCACGACAGCCCCGGCGGCCCCCGCCTCCACCGCCACCCGGCGGTTGTCCTCCGCCAGGCAGAGGGCGAAGAGGATCTTGGTGGCCGACTTGGGGCCCACGTGGGTCCGCATGCAGCTCACGACGGCACGCATGAGCCCAAACGGGCAACTGGGCTCCAGCGGCGGGTTCGGCACCAGGGAGGTCTCCAAGAGGTGGAGGGCCGAGAGCTGGTCCGGGCCAGAACCGGTGGTCAACCGGAGCTCCGCCGAGTGGAAGAGATCCTGGAGGACGGCGGGCGAAAtgggtggcggaggaggaggaggcggcggcggcggctgctgAGTGGGTGGAGGGTGGttatggtggtggtggagaggtGAGTGTAGTGGGAATTTCCAGAGGGTGAAGCTCTGGGAagtggaggaagaggaggaagaagaggaggtctCGGCTTTCTTGGGAGGGTGAGTGGTCGTGGGTGGCGGgggcggtggcggaggagggggaggtggcggcggaggaggaggaggaggaggggggtcagaaggagagagagggaggggaggagggGTGGGGGTGGTGGGGCTGAGGGAGGTTTGGGTGCAGTGGCGGAAGAAGGAGCAAGAGAAGAGGGGACGAGGGGAGGGCTGGGTTTTGAGCTTTTGGGGGTGAGTCTTCATGCTAACTTCTTTAATGGCTGAACATGAATTTTGACACTGAGGGAGAGAGAATTTTGATGTTGCTGAGGGGGTTTCTCGGGTGGAAGGAAGGAAGTGTGGGAGTTCTCCAACTAAGAGCATCatggaggagagggaggagaaGCATTTGGCACGTGCCGGTCATGCGGTATAAGTGAGGGAGCAAGACttgagggtgagagagagagagagagagactcaaagGAGACAGGGGAGGAGGTCCCCACTACTGTCTGCACACTGAACCCGCGAAAGAGATGAACGCGTACGCTTGATGTTTATGTTGGGCAGCTCCAGCGACGTTAACAGTTCACCCCCGACccagagattttttaaaaaaaaagaaaagaaagcataacAATTGAATCATGGGacgacaaagaaaagaaacagtaAAGCATGACGAAGGTACATACCCCATGAcgggaacaaagaaaagaaacagtaAAGCATGACAAAGGTACATACCCAATGACAGGAACCGCACGCTCTAGACCAGGTCGATGTTGTGTAAGGAAAACATCAATAAAACTCGGCCAAAGTTCATAATTCCACCGCTcacatctctccctctctctctcaaaacctATGGATTACCTTCTCACCCCACCACCAGTTTTCTCATAATGTTTCCCCTCATCAAATTCTACACCAAATAACGAGTGAGTTCTCAATCAAATGCATCACCTAAGCACGGGTTAGCTTCGGTTCCCATTCGATAACCGTCTCGATTACCAATTACCCAACCAACTGATGTCGTCTGCAAATTCAGAACTTCTGCTTTAGATTTCGATTTTAGTGTCGTTCTACTTCATCTGTATGAGAGAATTATCCTCCCAGATGAATCCAGATGGCATGAGATGAATCCAGATGGCATGATCGTTGCAGCTGGCCCGAAAGGGAAATGCTCAGGGACAACTGTCTAATATATGAATTTTGTGTCGGCGACACTAATATGTCTGTGCAATTGGATGATTTTGGCAGGGGGCAAAAAAACCTTACTGAATCAAGCAGCAAACTACTCAAAACCAATAATAGTGGAAATTCACAATCTATATCTTTTTTCGGCCCGTCACATTGCCAGACGGAAAAATTCACTAAGACCATGCTACAAAACTGATAACTGTAAAATTACAAATTAGAAGTGAAGTCTCCTAATGAGATTGgagaagaaattagaaaaaacctAGCACACGCAAAAGAAGAGAATCAATAAGATGGAGACTCCCCTCACCTCCACTTCTCTTGCAATTCTTTCCTCTCGGACCAGATCCACGTTACAAAGATCGCCACGATGAGTGCGGCTATTGTAAGGAGAAGCAAAGCATAGCTGAAGTCCTCAGTAAGTGAATCATAGGTCCTTGATGGTGCAAGCCGGGTGAAAAAGAGATCAACGCCGTATGTAAAGACAAGGGTCGTTGACTCCAGCTTAGCAGGTACCGTTACTATGCCTCGAAGACCTTCCACTTTAAGGGCATGTGTCACATAAGACTGCACAAAAATAATGTTAAAGTATGTCCTCAGGCTCACAGAAATCGAGTGCCAGAGTGAGGGAAGATAAgataaataagagtttgaagaaCCAGAATTTTGCATTAAGTATTCACTAAACAAGAATGAGGATACTATTACTTCCAATGCCTGGAATGCCGTAAATATGTAGGTTGTAAACCTCCCATTCCTTTCAGCCATGTTGACCTCTCTCGAGAATTTTACTCTATGCGAAGAAGCTCAAAATTGACCCCAAATACACATGCGTGGAAATACGCAAAAAAGAAAGCCAAATGATTTGAATGTTAGCATGTCACTGCATAAGAATATAACCATACAAACTAGTTGACATGTCTTCTTCTGTTCAGCAcaccaaaaattgatttaaacTTTCCACCGAGCTTCCTCACTCAGCCCGGTTGCCCACTGTGAAATTCCTAATCATCACTTTGAGTTGTGCATCTAGTATGTACTTTACCACAAGCTGAAGATCGCCGTCCATTCTATAACTATATAGTATTTGCTCATATTTGATGTTAATTTTGAAAGTGCATTCTACTAAACAAACTCCTTATGAGACTCAGAAAACGGCAAAGAAAATCAGATACTCAACCTCCAGACGTATTCCTCTTTACTTATGCTCACGGTAATACTCATAAATAATGCGATATATACACAAAAGTTCACTCATTCGAGTATCAGGTATAATCAACTATAGTTCAAGACAATAACAGCTAACATACAGCACCTGAGGTATTATAGGCAGCGAATCTGTGAGGGGTataattccttcttctttctcagCTTGTGTAGGATTAATAGTACGCCGAGGATCTAGATATCTCTTATCCAAAGCCAATACCTGAACAGGAACAGCCCCAGTGAATGTTTTAGTAGAAGCTATAATTTCTTGGATAGGAATTTGATATAAAGCCTCATAAGCATATCCACCTTCAGATGTGTATGTAATTGTGAGCTCTCttagtgtgaaaaaaaaaatgtttgtcaGGATCTCTTTTAGCCTACCTGGTCGCCAATTGTACCGATTAGAAGCTGCTTTGAAGTTATGCCTTTGGCAGTTGATGTCACAGTTATAGCTTTCACTGAGTGAGTAAAAAAGTACGACTGTGATTTTGCTATAACCTCTGGCCGAGAATACGAAGATACAGGTGAAGTAAGATTATGTTTGCCCACAACTAGCTTCAAAACGTCTTTGTTATCCTGTATCATATATATCAGTAGAACATACAGTTAAGTTGGTAtgcggaaaaagaaaatatttgcacAGAAAAACATGTTCCAGGAAATTACCGCCCGAGACTGATCATAAATCTCAACAACTGACATTTCATATCTGTGTGCTCTGAGATTAAAATAGTGGTACACAACCCAGTTCTCACTAAAAACCTGGAACAAAAGTACATGCATGAGAAGCCATATTTTCCAACGATGGAAccaactaaaaaaagaaaatttgatagaAAGCTTACAGCACGGACTGGGGCTTGTGAACCCTGATGAGTCATGCGGTGCAGTATACGACCAGTAATAGTATCAATAAGATATACTACCAGCCATGACTCCTCGGGGGTAGCTGAGCCAATTTCACCACTACCTTTTGGTGCAGTTGTTGCCAGAAACAGTAGATTTCTTGATATATACTTGTACATGACATCTTGGTCAGCTATCACCTTTGCCTGAGTGTGAACCACCTAGATAACCCACGTAAAGAAGTAAAACGATAAATTTGCAGCAGCAGAGAACCGCCCTCAACAACAAACAgagaaaagaatgagaaaatgaACAATAGGGAAGGCCACGGAAAAGGTGGTGCAGATTAGATGGTTAAGAGATGACCAGGTCCAAACAGTGGACATACATTGTGTGTTTGTATTTCTATTTCCGTACACATGAATGTATAACAATCCCCCTTCCCGGAATAAGGCCTAAAAATGCAGAATGCCAATACTTCCATGAACCAGAGTAAATAAGGCAAGGCATCCACACTAAATCTTCCTGCCAattctcaattaaaagtaaaatcTGACTTACCTCGTTTATTTTACGTGTCCCCATTGCAACAATCTTTTCTGATTCTGCAGGGAGTACAACTGACCATAAGTCTTTGGGATCAAAACAGTATTCATCCTCTTCATTATAACTACAAGAACCCTTAGATACATGCCCCCTGATGATGCCATTATCAGCTTCAACTGAATACCAGTAAATATTTGAGATTTCAGGACGGAAGATACTTAAAGCCTCCGGAGATCTAGGGTATAGGTGGGCTCGCTGGTTTGCATCTACAAGTAAATGAAGACGCTGTTCTGTTGAATCCGTAAATGGCAGAGGAATAACTTGCACTACAGAATGTACAGGAACCAAATAATTGAGCTCCTGGCCAGTGTAGGCATCAATGAAAGAGAGAAGGCCTGGTGCATCATCACTTGGTCCACAGCGACCAACAACAAGAACAGATGGATTCTCATCCAGCGCATGATGATGAGGAACCTGCCATGGATAAATGCGGAGCCCAGTTGGATAATCACACTTCTCAGATTTACGAAGTGATTGCAGTAAGAGAGACCAAACAATCCTTCCATCTCCTGTGTGCAATGCAAAGACTTTGCCAGCCCCAGTAAGCACTATGAGCAACTTGCGGAAACCATTGTGGTCTCTGGTCATTTTGCTCTTCTCGGAGCTTTTCAACCTCATCTTTTGTATTGCTGCTACATCCTCAGGGCTTGCAAGCATCAAAGTCCCCTTGAGCTTCAGAATGTGCCCCTTTgggttttggaaaaaagaaaaccatcagAGAAAAAGAATACACAAAATAATATGCTCTCAAGCTAATTTGGAAGTTCAAAGCGTTGATCATCAAgccccctctctttctttttctctttttgataaACAAGCAAGCAAAGGGGGAATGCCGTAAGGTAGGAATACAACCCAAAATGGTCTAAGGAAGGATGACCACTGGGCCTATTCCTGGTTTCTCCATCAAAACCCCCTTTCTATATGGAGAATCTACATGTAGGGTGATATTGGGATTCAATTTCTCTCCTCCCCCCCCCACcaccaacccccccaaaaaaaaaaaaaatgcaaacaagTTTGATGCATCTAACAATGGGGCAAACATTTCACCTTTTACATATTATAAATACCTTAAGCCATTCGAAGAGATTCTGTTCCACTTTTGATACTGAAACACCATCTTTCTCCACAGGTAGTTCTGAGGTTGTTACATCTATCACTGATGCAAGGCCATCCTCCCTACACCAAACCATCTCACCCTGTTGGATCAATGATAATGAATGATCTTCCATGACAATTAAGGCCCTAAACCCATGAGACCTGTCTGTCCTAATGTAGTTGTTTATGAAGACCTTATGGACCCGACCTCTATGGTTGTCGATCTTAATGGCCTCCTTCAGCAAATCCATATTCCAGTCATGAACAGGTTTCACGACAAAGTGGAGCTTCTCATTTTCATGTCGAACAAGTGCAAAAGCCTGCTGGCTCTCTGATAATGAAATAGCATCACTGAGAGCTGCTGCTTCCTTAATTTTTTCAACCAACTCCACTTTCCCTCCATCAGTCACTCGGGCAAGGACTAGGAACTTATTCGTTTTCAGAGCGAACATATCAGCAAGCTTGGAAGGTAATATCTCTACCACCCCATGAGAGTCATCAACCAAGCTCGAGATCTGTGTTTTTCGAAAGTTGATTTCTCCATCTTGGAAGAATATCGTTAGTAAAATCGATCTAGTGGCATCCAATGCCACAAGTACATCACCTGAAACCAGCAATGTATCCCCAGAAAAGCCACCAGGAAAATCTACAGTTACATGCTTTatctcatctccctttctggAATTGATTTGATATGCATGAAACTGGAAAGATTCAAGATATCCTAGAACATGTATAGTCTCCTCTCCAGGAGCCTGGATAACCTGCTGAACATCTAAGCTATAAAGaggaacaaagaaagaaaaaaagatcatcCATTTGTTGAATTCAGTGAAAAGCACACACAGTAAAGACCAATAATCCGAACCTTTCAGCGGCAAAATCCTTTCTCCAGATAATTTCACCATCAACACTAGAAACAGCATGGAGACACCCTTCAGCAAAAGCAAGaattaaattttccttatcaaCTCTGAAGCTCGTCTGCATAAGATAGCTCCATATCAGTAATGAACAAAATGGCATCAGAACAGTATAAGATCAAAGCAACAATGCGAGGTAAATTAACATTAGTTTTATCATTATAAAATTATTGTCATTACTATGGCACCCTATATTTCTGCAAGGTGTTCACACTGCAATGTTATTGAAATGACTAGATAGACAGCAACAGGGCTAATATGTGGCTCCATAACCTTCTTCAAAAGGGCATGCTAGATAATAGACATATAAACTTTCTGTTTTTTAGCATCTTCTTTCATAATGATCAAGGCCAAAAAGCCCAGAGTCCCGTACCGATAACTAAATTGTTAGCATGAACAGCTTAACAGCAACGACAGGTAAATCTTTAAttcaaacagaaaaaagaataacaatTGAAGAAGTTAATAAAATTCTGCTGCATTAAGATGATAGTCACATACCGGCACGATTAACATTGTCTTTGAGGGTTTTGAGCCCTTCAAAACGGACTCCCAAACTAATTGTCCATCAGGAAGATTCCAAGCTCTTAGAATACTTCCACCTGACGATAGGGTAATAACATCTGCCATAGGGAAAAAGGAGACAGAGGTCTGTAAGTATACACTACCATAAAGTGAAGCCAGCAGGCATTACCCTGTATCGGCAAATGGTTGAGCACGAGCTATGGACAACAAGAACGGACAACTGGAATGGAGAGATACATTTGTATCAAAAGCAATACAgctgttaaaaggtttaaatgAGTAACCTTTGCATGCCATTATCAGATTCAAGGAAGCTATTCTATCGAACAAGAAACCGGATTCCACCCTTTAAGTCCATAAACTTTGTTTCGAGTTCTAGCTACACTAAGGTAGAACAATTTCTATCTAACAATGGAATCAATGACCCTGCTAATTAGTGTATCCTATGACGCGGGTGGACTTACCTAATGCTGCTCTGTGGGAAACTACAAGCAGAAAAGAATTATAAACTTCTAGGGCATCAGTTAAATTGAGTGTTTGAAAACTAGCTCTTGCTGTTGGCTCCTAAGAATAAGCTCCACAGCAGGAACAGGCCTATAAACTTTGTTTCAAGTTCTAGCAACACTAAGGTAGAACAATTTCTATCTAACAATGGAATCAATGACCCTGCTAATTAGTGTATCCTATGATGCGGGTGGACTTACCTAATGCTGCTCTGTGGGAAACTACAAGCAGAAAAGAATTATAAACTTCTAGGGCATCAGTTAAATTGAGTGTTTGAAAACTAGCTCTTGCTGTTGGCTCCTAAGAATAAGCTCCACAGCAGGAACAGGCCTATAAACTTTGTTTCAAGGTCTAGCTACACTAAGGTAGAACAATTTCTATCTAACAATGGAATCAATGACCCTGCTAATTAGTGTATCCTATGACGCGGGTGGACTTGCCTAATGCTGCTATGTGAGAAACTACAAGCAGAAAAGAATTATAAACTTCTAGGGCATCAGTTAAATTGAGTGCTTGAAAAATAGCTCTTGCTGTTGGCTCCTAAAAATAAGCTCCACAGCAGGAACAGTCTTATTCAACCAACACGATCTCTCAAATCACCAGATGTACAGCTCTTACGCTGCAACGACTTGGATAAATAACTCCATACTTTACTCATGAATTTCATTGAGCAGGACACAATCTTAACATTAAATCATTTCATGTACAGTTGAATGTTTTTGCTAGACCAGAATAACATAATTGACAAAAAGCTAGTACCctgaaaaggaggaggaagatatTTACAGCCACCCCTCACAAAGCAAAAGTTCGAATATCAAATTAAGCTGTTGATACTACACAGTGCACGATTTCTGATTGAAATGGGTCCTCCTGCTCTCGTTCGTTTTGAATAAATTGCTTTCTTcattaaaagaaatgaaacaaTGACAACGACAAATCTCAACTTGCACAACAGTGAGTTCATATTACTGGATGTGACATGCTAAACAGCAACACGTAACAAAACAAGTACATGAGCTACttgtagaaaggaaaaaaaaaaacgaaacaaaGAGAAACTCAGTTATCTCAAAGAAATACCACAAGTAGATATAGGAATTGACTTGTTTAGAGCGAAGGTTAGAATGATGAAAAAACAACATAAAGGGAAGAAGACATAGCCATAGCCATTTGTACATTTTCCAAGAGTAATATCAATTCCATCAATGGCATCATCAGCACCAAGAACATGTCTCCAATCTGCAAACAAACATCGTGCAAGAGACATAagtttcacaaaataaaatctaaGTACTAGACCAGAGTAAGCACGTCAGAATTAGAAGTCTTCTTAAACATCAgttgcttttcttttgccaatagAAATGACAAACTGTGTCAAATTACAGATAGACACTCAACATGAATATTGGATTTTGTCCATGACAAGGAGTACTCACATATATCACCATGGCGGAGATCAAGGGATGCTATAACATTATGCTCCGTTGACACCACAACGCGCTTTCGACCAGCCTTCTGAGTGTGAAAAACCGCATGCTTCACTTTCCCAATGTACTTTTGATGCCTAAGATTATCATTTCGCAAGTAAATTAAATTGAATCAATAAGCCAGGTGCTAATCATGCATGGAAAACTGCATATTTAGAAGGCAAACCACTGACAAAGCTATGATAAAACTATGATACTCGCATCCACTTTCACATCACCTACTCAACGCTGAAAACATCACCAACCACCACTCTCAACTTCGCATATCAAGTTACAAAGCAAAAGCCACGTCTTCAGCTAGTTTTAACCGAACATACGTGTATTGCACATGAAATTCATCAACCTAAGAATTCAACTCAAAGGGTACCTCCCACTACACTTAAAAACACGCGAAAACTTTGGTCAGTGTGTAAACGGCCTGTGATAGGTAAATTGTGAATTTCAGCTAAACGCACGTTCGGTCCGAACTTCACATATCTGGCATATCGGTCAGAACCGACCTCGACAACATTCAAAACCGACCTAACTCGCAGAATCAATTCTAAGAACCATATGGCATGGAAATTTAGCAGCGGATTAACCGAGAGAAGCATCGCCACCAGAGTCTAAGAACGCAACAGCACGGACAAAGAATCGAGCGATTTCCAGTATATATGGAGTCAACAAACAGCAAGACTAAGCGATAATCGAATTCGCAGATTCTCCATGAAAACGAGGCTTACCAGTCCATGAGGCCGACTTGATCTTCGTAGAGGGAGAAGCTGAGATTCATTGATGATAGGAAGAGCACGAGCAGGACGAAAGTCCTGATCGCCATGGTTTCACTGAGGCGacctcgctcgctctctctctcttctctctctctctgcgacgAAGGGACGGATCTGAGAAGTCGAAGCAAAGCACTGTGGTTCGGTTAAGA
This genomic interval from Rhodamnia argentea isolate NSW1041297 chromosome 4, ASM2092103v1, whole genome shotgun sequence contains the following:
- the LOC115750034 gene encoding formin-like protein 20 gives rise to the protein MMLLVGELPHFLPSTRETPSATSKFSLPQCQNSCSAIKEVSMKTHPQKLKTQPSPRPLFSCSFFRHCTQTSLSPTTPTPPPLPLSPSDPPPPPPPPPPPPPPPPPPPPPTTTHPPKKAETSSSSSSSSTSQSFTLWKFPLHSPLHHHHNHPPPTQQPPPPPPPPPPPISPAVLQDLFHSAELRLTTGSGPDQLSALHLLETSLVPNPPLEPSCPFGLMRAVVSCMRTHVGPKSATKILFALCLAEDNRRVAVEAGAAGAVVESAMELEAAAAERALAALELMCTVAEGAAEVRAHALAVPVMVEMMGRMEGRGREHAISVLAVIFCGCGGGGGGEGEAAGVAPPEEVARAVMLALQGDCSGRGRRKGAQLLKALQETVGCDSGGRMNGCDLSALGV
- the LOC115750032 gene encoding ER membrane protein complex subunit 1 — protein: MAIRTFVLLVLFLSSMNLSFSLYEDQVGLMDWHQKYIGKVKHAVFHTQKAGRKRVVVSTEHNVIASLDLRHGDIYWRHVLGADDAIDGIDITLGKYVITLSSGGSILRAWNLPDGQLVWESVLKGSKPSKTMLIVPTSFRVDKENLILAFAEGCLHAVSSVDGEIIWRKDFAAESLDVQQVIQAPGEETIHVLGYLESFQFHAYQINSRKGDEIKHVTVDFPGGFSGDTLLVSGDVLVALDATRSILLTIFFQDGEINFRKTQISSLVDDSHGVVEILPSKLADMFALKTNKFLVLARVTDGGKVELVEKIKEAAALSDAISLSESQQAFALVRHENEKLHFVVKPVHDWNMDLLKEAIKIDNHRGRVHKVFINNYIRTDRSHGFRALIVMEDHSLSLIQQGEMVWCREDGLASVIDVTTSELPVEKDGVSVSKVEQNLFEWLKGHILKLKGTLMLASPEDVAAIQKMRLKSSEKSKMTRDHNGFRKLLIVLTGAGKVFALHTGDGRIVWSLLLQSLRKSEKCDYPTGLRIYPWQVPHHHALDENPSVLVVGRCGPSDDAPGLLSFIDAYTGQELNYLVPVHSVVQVIPLPFTDSTEQRLHLLVDANQRAHLYPRSPEALSIFRPEISNIYWYSVEADNGIIRGHVSKGSCSYNEEDEYCFDPKDLWSVVLPAESEKIVAMGTRKINEVVHTQAKVIADQDVMYKYISRNLLFLATTAPKGSGEIGSATPEESWLVVYLIDTITGRILHRMTHQGSQAPVRAVFSENWVVYHYFNLRAHRYEMSVVEIYDQSRADNKDVLKLVVGKHNLTSPVSSYSRPEVIAKSQSYFFTHSVKAITVTSTAKGITSKQLLIGTIGDQVLALDKRYLDPRRTINPTQAEKEEGIIPLTDSLPIIPQSYVTHALKVEGLRGIVTVPAKLESTTLVFTYGVDLFFTRLAPSRTYDSLTEDFSYALLLLTIAALIVAIFVTWIWSERKELQEKWR